A single genomic interval of Candidatus Poribacteria bacterium harbors:
- the grpE gene encoding nucleotide exchange factor GrpE has translation MNKEKQTIDETIEAADTETTDDPSLQERNVDTKTGQEPSTELSDGNSLPDENQVESQTELEPGGTSTREPPPAKRESDAEDINTLASIDQHLLKLEELFTGQIARNQNQQQMFDAIYSEMKDYKENVLLEAFHKQVIHNLIQFYDNFVSVESHLNRIREPFEAFEAWSDNVSKGLFNKIRPEALAGELSDFRMNLKEELLQFRGNLENLRFELEEVLYRMDVTPYEEHPKKLDRKLHRTLDTKPTDNPDKDEEVAIIHKIGFYWREKVFRPEEVTIFRYTQPTGEETVDGN, from the coding sequence TTGAATAAAGAAAAGCAGACAATTGATGAAACTATTGAAGCTGCTGATACAGAGACGACTGACGATCCATCTCTACAAGAACGGAACGTCGACACAAAAACAGGTCAGGAGCCATCAACAGAACTGTCTGATGGCAATTCTTTACCGGATGAGAATCAAGTTGAGTCACAAACCGAACTGGAACCGGGTGGAACTTCGACAAGGGAACCGCCGCCTGCAAAGCGTGAATCTGATGCGGAAGATATCAACACGCTTGCATCGATAGATCAGCACTTGTTGAAATTGGAGGAACTGTTTACGGGGCAGATCGCCCGCAACCAGAACCAGCAGCAGATGTTTGACGCAATTTATAGTGAAATGAAGGACTACAAGGAGAATGTCCTGCTTGAAGCATTTCACAAACAGGTTATCCATAACCTGATTCAGTTCTATGATAACTTTGTGTCGGTCGAGTCTCACTTGAACCGTATCCGCGAACCTTTTGAAGCGTTTGAAGCGTGGTCAGATAACGTCTCAAAGGGACTATTCAATAAAATTCGTCCTGAAGCACTGGCAGGCGAACTCTCAGACTTCCGAATGAACCTGAAAGAGGAGTTGTTGCAGTTTCGGGGGAATTTGGAAAATCTCCGCTTTGAATTGGAGGAAGTACTCTATCGGATGGATGTCACCCCGTATGAGGAGCATCCGAAGAAACTCGATCGAAAATTGCACAGGACCCTTGATACGAAACCGACAGATAACCCCGATAAAGACGAAGAAGTAGCCATCATTCACAAAATCGGTTTCTATTGGCGTGAGAAGGTGTTCCGCCCAGAAGAGGTAACCATCTTTCGTTACACACAGCCCACAGGTGAAGAAACAGTTGATGGAAACTAA